From Hemitrygon akajei chromosome 15, sHemAka1.3, whole genome shotgun sequence:
caccttcatcctggaatgaaaagcctcatcctgagagcagatgcggtggagatggtgGAATTGCAGGAAGGAGACGGCATTCTTGCAAAAGACAGGGTGGAAAGACAAATAGTTCAGGTAACTCTgggagtctgtaggcttatagtagatatcagtagatccgtcggcttatagtagatattagTAGATGTCACCCTTCTGTCTCATTCCCTCAAAGCAGATTCAGTATCGTCCACTCCCACTACAGGACTTCTAGGAACGGGCATTTCTTGATGTTACACATCCTCGCAATTTAGGCCAGAGAAGTGGAAAGGGCACATAGCTTCAAGAATAGGAAACTGCCTTTTGCTGCTTCTGCAGATAGACAGATTGAGTATTGAggattttgttttttgttttttttttagcctACCTGGTCAGTAATAGAATAGCATAATGATTCCTCCTTAGCAGATCTTCGATTAAGTCCAAGCTTCAGAGTCTTGAATATGTATCTGGAAGTTTCTGAGTTCTTCATTTTCAAAAGAGGCCATCACGCAAATATTGGCATTCATTGAATTCATGTTGATGTAATTGGACAGTGGCAAGTTTTCGATGAGAATGTCCAGAATGAAGGATGAAGCAGTGGAAGTCTGCTGCAGATCACCATCGGACACAGTTACTGTAAGATGGAAACGCCAGGATGATATTTTCAATCACCTATATATTGCAGGAGTGGTCAGCAATTCTATATTCAGAATAGTAACTGTTATACCAATATCTTTATTTGTGGACAGTGAAGCTAACCCCTCAAATCACAGGCCGGAGCGCGTATTTTGTACTCAGACACCCTTTCCTAGGATCAGCTTTGCACTTCTAATTAAGTTATAATGATTCGATGATGCTTGTAGCATAAAGTAGGCTTTGTTTTGTATCTCGCACTCACCTCACTTGACCGCTTAAAACATTATAAATTGGCAGCTCCAAAAAAGGCAACAACAGCGCCGTTTAAATTAATCGTAGATTTTATTTTAAGTTTTGTGCAGAAATTGTGAATTATTGCACATTAAACatcatgaataaagcagatgagcttagagggtGAATCAGTACTTGGCGCTCTGATGGTGTGGCCATTGCAGAAACTTGGATGGCTCGAggtaggaatggctacttagagtgccagtcTTCAGATGTTTTAGAATGGacaggagggaggcaaaataggTTGGGGCGTGGCATTGCTGATTAGAGTTAGTGTCACAGAAAAAGGCTGTGACAAAGGCTGTGACAAAaggctgcagaaaaagaggaagtcatggagggattgtttactgattttctgtgggtgtgtttgaaacaggaaggggtcaataactctactaggtATTTTTATAGACAATCcattagtaacagggacatcgcggagcagacagggagacaggtAATGGAACGGTGCAGTAATAACAGTGTTGtcatcatgggggattttaatttcccctgtATTGAACAGTATCTCCCGTAGATggggtggagcttgttaggtCTGTCCAGGAAGTTTTCCTGACGCACTATGTAGATAAGCCGACAACaggggaggctgtacttgatcaggTATGGAGAAATAAACCTGGTtatgtgtcaggtctctcagtgggagagaaatTTGGAAATAGTAATCATAAATctacctcctttaccatagcattagagatgGATAGGATCAGACaggttaggaaagcgtttaattggagtaaggggaaatatgaagctatcaagcAAGAAATTGGAAGCATAAAATGGAACAGATGCTCGCAGTGAAATATAcggcagaaatgtagcaaatgtccAGAAGAtgtttgcatggcgttctgcacagTTACGTACCAAGGAGccatggaaaggatggtacagTACGGGAACCGTGGTATGCAAAtgcagttgaaaatctagtccagaagaaaagaaaagcttacgaaaggttcaaaaaacttaGTAATgatagagttctagaaaattattaggctagcaggaagaagcttgtgaatgaaattgggagagccagaaggggccaagagaaggccttgtcgaacaggattaaggaaaacaccaagtctttctacaagtatgtaaagatcAAGAGGATACGACGTGAGAGATTTGGGCCAATCAAGTATGACAGGGGAAAAAAGGTGCATGGAACCcaaggagacagcagaggtacctactgaatattttgcttcagtattcactacggaaaaagaACTTGGCGATAGTAGGGTTCACTTGCAGCTGACTGAACGCTTCAGcgtatagatattaagaaagagactGTGCTGGAGATTTCGGAAAGCATCAAGTCGGATGAGTTGCCTGGAGCAGATAAGATATACCGTAGGTTacagtgggaggcgagggaagagattgctgagcctctggcaataatgTATGCATCGTCAagagggacaggagaggttccggaggaatggagggttgcaaatcttgttccgttattcaagaaagggaatagagatagtccaggaaattatagaccagtgagttttattttagtggttagtaagttgatggagaagaaccTGAGAGGAAGTATTTATGTAGATTTGGAGAGacatgatatgattaggaatcgTCAGtctggctttgtcaaaggcaggtcgtgccttacgagcctgattgaattttctgacgATGTGACCAAACTAATTAAAAAAGGTAGAGCAGAAGgtgtagtgaatatggatttcagcaaggcatttgataaggtacctcatgcaagccttattcagaaagtaggggggcatgggatccaaggggacattgctttgtaaatccagactggcttgcacacagaaggcaaagtttgGTTGCAGATTGATactattctgcatggaagtttgTGACCGCAGTCGTGCATCAGGGATGTGTTCTGGGGCTCCTttccttcgtgatttttataaatgacagggATATTGAAGTGGCGGGATGGGTTggtatatttgctgatgacacaaaggattggggtgctgtggatagtgcgGAAGGCTGTCAGATGCTATATTGGGACATCGATACAATGCAattctgggctgagaagtggtaaatggagttcgacccagataagtacgaggtggttcattttgtaggtcaaatatggtggcagaatattgtagtaatggtaagactcttgacagtgtggaggatcagagggatcttggagtccgagtccagaggacactcaaagctcTTGCGCAGTTtcactgtgtggttaagaaggcatacggtgattagccttcatcaaccgtgggattgagttcaagagtcgggAGGTAGTGTTACAggtatgtaggaccctggtcagaccccacttcgcgtactgtactcagttctggacacctcactacagaaaggatgtggaaaatatagaagggtgcagaggagatttataagtaTGTTGCCCGCATTGGCGAGCATGGCTTATGAAAATAGATTAAGCgaacttgtccttttctccttggaatgacgtaGGATAACAGCAGACTTGAtaaagatgtacaagatgatgagaggcactgatcttgGTGATAGTCAGCGTTTTTTTTCCCCTAAGTTTGCAATGACTTACACGAGAGCACACTGTTTAATgttcttggaagtaggttcacaggagatgtcagggtaagttttttatgcagagtggtgagtgccttgAATGGGCTGCCACCGACTGTGGTGGCTGATAcaatagcgtcttttaagaggctactggataggtacatggaacttagaacaaTAACGGGCTATTTGCAACCTTAagtcatttctaaagtaagtacatgttcggcacagcattgtgagccgatGGGCCTATGTAGTTTCCCTCTGTTTTACGTTCTATTCAGTTTTCAAAAAGAATGAACCACTGTTAAGCAGTAGAGTGTCCAATGTTAAAGCATGCAATTCGATTTTCCCTGCCCACTGAAAGAATCATATTTGATCAATATTTATTTTCTGATATTCGGCAAAATTGCCTCACTAATGTCCCTTTTTTCAGGTTCCCTTTGCCCTAGCTCCAATTCAATTTTATGAAAAGTCAACATCCTGTATTATTTCTGTATTCTCGGTATTACATTTCAATGTCTTAAATTATTTTGGTTATCTTTTTCAAATTTACAGCTTTCAGCAATAAGATTTCATAATTGCTTTGAAAATTGAAGGAGAACCGAGTGTTCATTCTTAACACAAATGTAGTTGGTATTAGAAATTAGCTGCCAGAGAGTAATATGGTGTTGGCCATGGAAGATTTCAAATATGAAGGAAAATATCGAACTCTAATGGGTCAAGGAGAGTGAAATGATAcaaaccaattgtctttgttTTTTGTTTGATGGCGAAAGAATGGAGAATTCCATTTTGTCAAATTCATCCGCAACCTCCATTTTATGAGCTCGTTTCGTTTGGATGAATGAATTAGACGCAATGATGCTCCAGGTAATTTGCTGAACTACAGATAACTTCGAAGCAAGAAGTTATTCAAGAAGCAAGAATAAATTGTGTAGTTTTTAAATACACCATGCAGGTTTGCGATTTGTAAGGTCTGTGCCTGTTCTAAAAGATTCGATTTGGTTACTGGTTTGGTAACTGATTTGGAAGACCCATTAATAGCCATAAATTACCAGTTGTCAGTTGCAGAAGAGGgaaataaatggatgctggcttggtgCAGACCCAATAAGAAGGTGTTTTCGGTAGGTAAGCTGATTCATGGCCAATAACACTGACATGCAACATTTGAACTGGCGaggaatgaatataaaagcaaaggctTCGAATGCAAAGTTGCAAGAATTTCGAAGATCTGCCATTGCGAGGAAGAATGCCCCTGCCAGCGACTGAGAGAAGAAGGTAATAGTAGAATTCATGTTCTAGGATGTTCAATCCAGGTTCAAAACAATCATGTTATTGTTAGTGTGTAGACAATGAAGTTCGAGCTTCGATTAATTTCGAATTTCTTAGCGTTTTTCCTAACCTAGTTCCATTCATAAATGGTGAACAACAGGGTAAAAATAATACCTAAGTGTCATTCTGCACGTCACTGGATGAGTATGCTactaagagaaaaaaaattaatgcaAGAAGGCGGAATTAGGAATAAGGTCTGACTAGACACGATTGGCCGAAGACATCTTTCTCAAATGTACCTCAACAGCAACAAATCATAAAAATAAATTGAAGAAGACAAGGGAAACTAAGGGCGGCAAGAATGATGAGCTTTGGTACAGATAGCAAGAAAGAATGTCCAAAGGTTTATTCAGAATTGATTGCTGAAAAGTTTCCAATTGGGAGATGGTGTACTGTTAAACAATGTTGTTGCCTTGACTTGGCCTCACGTTAAGAGGCCAGAGTCAGAAAGGTCAACCTGTTAAACGGACATCAAATCAATGTGTTTAGCTACCGGAGGCATGTTTTCATTAATGCCAACTAAACACGTGCCCAGTGTAAATTATCATTAAGTCTGCCTTTATTTCACCAATGTACATCTGCGACATTATGAATGCCAGTTTATTGCATTGGAATCTAAGATTCATATAACTCGAAGATCAGTCCTTTGGCACAACAGGTCAATGCCAACCCACATGTGTATCCAAGCCACTGGAGTTTGGCCCATTTTCCTCGGCTTATTCCCACTAAGTGCAAGTCCAAATGTTTTGTCGGTATGACAATTGTACGTGGTTCTACACTACCCTCTGTCTATTCAAATCGAATTTAATTTTTGTCAGTTCACTTGAGTCCTACACTCTAATTGATTGTTCGCataatgattttataaaccttcaTAATGACAGCCCTCTGCATCCTGTCCGACTGGCCCCACCAGCTCTGCTTATAACTTCAGCCCTCCAGTACTGAAAATAGAAGATTGaatatagaacagtgcagcacgtGAGCAGACTATTCAACCCAGAATGTCGTTCCGAACCTGcgttaaaataaaacaaaacctcCAAAATCTAATCCCACCTAAACgatatccatatccctctatgatttacatattcatgtgcctttctaaacgtcttttaaaagcctctaatgtattttgcTGCTACCACCAGATCAGGCATCCGCCAcactctgaacaaaaaaaaactgattcctcacatctcctttgaacctaacCCTTCTTACCTTCaatgcatgcactttggtaatagatATTTCTACGCTGGGAAAACGATACTCCATGTCTGTTCTACCTTTGCCTCTCATAAGCTTACAAAACTCTGTCAGATGTCCCCTCATCATCCGCAGCTACAAAGAAAATAATCcacatttgtccaacctctcaagaTAGCACATGAcccctaaaccaggcagcatggtGGCAAATCTCTACTGCATCCTCTCCAGAGTCTCAAAATCTTTACTATAGTGAGGCTATCAGACCTATGTCCAATAATCCAGACGTGGTCAAACcagttttataaaattgcaaTAGAACGCGCTGACTTCTGAACTCATTGCTTCGACTAATAAAATCAATAATTCCATACGCGTTCTTAGCCATCCTGTCGAGCTATGTAGCTACTTTCATGGAGTTATGAAGTTTGTCTCCAAGATCTCTCATCCACCAGCCTTGGCATCATCCGAAAATTTAACAACCCACCCATCGACATTTGCATTCAGTTAATTTATAGACATCACGAACGGGAGAatttccaacacagacccctatgaaACAACACTAATTAAAAACCTTCTCGAACATGTCCCTTCGACAACTACCCTCTCTCTTCTATGAGTAAGACATTTCTTAATCCAATCAGTCATTTTGATTAACTCGCATGAGGGACATTTTGGACATTTTCAAACTGACTGACATCAATGTAAACAATATGTATTGCTCTCCCTTCATCAATATCTCTCGTCACCTTGCGAAAAAAAACATAATCAGGTTCGTTAGACACGACCTTTCCCGCACAAAGCCATGCGGAGTTAGATCTTATGTTTCCAAATATTCATATACAGTATCCTGACCCTAACAAATTTGTCCAGCGATTCCTATACAATTAATGTGACACTCACTGGACTATAAGCTGCAGCATTCCCCCTTCTACCCTTCTTAAGCAGACGTACAATATTAACTATGCTCCAATCCTGCGGGACTTCGGCTGTGCCCAGACATGACATTAAGGTACTGATTAAAGCTCCAGCAATCTCGCCGCTCGACTCCCTCAAGAAATCCAATCAGGCCCTATAGGTCtgtccaccttaatactcattaggagacaTAACACTTCCTTTTCCTTGACCTCTTATCGCCCTAACTTCTAATCTCCACACAGATCTTCTGGTCCTGCATATTCTTTTCTTTGGTAAGTACTAAAGCAAAGTGTTAACTACGTACTCACGTTCTCCATATCAAACAAATACTCAATTTTTTTGGAATTCTTGATTGATCATACTTTTTCCCTAGTAATTCCCTTTCTCTTGATATATGTATAGAATCTTCAAACTAGTAGCACCCCTGCGAAATATTTCTGTACCATGATTAGCTCATTGATATCTGTCTGATATTTGGCCAGCATGGATTGTGTAGAATATTATGTGTAGATTCATCAATGAATTGCACAGCTACAGTAATACTAAGACTGATTTATGAAAACAAGTAGGCTAAATGCATTCAGAACCACCATATATATTTCCAGATCTACCTTCAGGGACCTGTGCCTCTAGGTCTCTGTTCTATGATGCTCTTAAGAGTAACAGACGTTACTGAGTATTCCTTCCCTGGTTTAGTGCACCAAAATACAACAGCTCGCATAGATTCCTTCGCGACTGCCTGGAGTAAACTAAAGCACTGTTCTTAACAGTACGGTATACAGAAGCACAGACATCTCTATTTCACCCAAACTATTACGATACCTGTTCTGATAAACAACCCGGATGTGCAGACCGACATGCTGAGTGTCTGCAGTACATCGTGCGATCACAAATTAAAACATCTGTATATTTACCTCCAATTTTATGCTGTGAATTGAATGTACTTCATCTGGAATTTTAATGTGCCAATGTATTTTTTTTCTCAGTCATTAAATAGCACCACTTCAAGTGACTCAGCTGACACAATAGCAACCCATTTGAAAACGTCATTCAGCGACAGTTAGTTATATCCTCTTCAGGTAAAACAGATGCCACTCTCAGGTGGTCATATTTCGGTTGATGTATTTTTTTATCATTGGCCTTTACAACAAATTTACTTCTCATCAATCGAAAGACAAAACAATGGCAAACATTACACAGTAAACCAAAATCCAAACTATAAACAAAATGAAGCACACATACTGTGGGTGCACGTTGAAGTAATCAAACGGTGCAATTTAGGATTGAGCCTGAGAGGTGGGAGGGCCGCATGGCTTCAAGAAAAGAAAGTCGCTCTTTGCTGATTCTGGAGACAGACAGACCGAATGCTGAGACAGTCCTGGCATGTGGACTACCTGGTCAGTGCCAGGATAACGTAAAGTTTCCTCCATTGCAGATCTTCGATTAAACGTGTCCTGCATTTCTCCACGTTTGTAATAATAACTGGGGGAACTATACTCTTGGGTCATATTTCTGTCCTGTTTACACTTGATACCGATCAACACAATGATAATtagaagaaatacaatggaagtgcAACTGAAAGTAACCAATAAATAAAGATTTAGTTCAGACAAATATTCGTGATTCTTCACTAAATTATTGCTTACTGTGAGAATCTCAGTGGTATTCTGTAAGATTGTGACGTGAAGAGTAATTGTGCTGGATAGGTTTGGCTGCCCGTTGTCTTTCACTAAGATGACCACAGTTTGTGTAATGGCATCCAGCTCCATGATTTTGCGCGCTGTTCTTATTTCACCAGACATTTGACCCATGGTAAACAAACTTGGATCAGTAGCTTTCACTATTTGGTAGAGGAGCCGCGCGTTCTGACCCGAATCTGCATCAGTGGCGATTATCTTGGTGACCAAGTACCCCTGACCTGCTGAAGTAGGCAGGAATTCCGAGGCTGATGATCCACCATGCTCTGAAGGTGAAACAATCACTGGCGCGTTGTCATTTTGATCCAGGATGATGACATTCACAGTAGCGCTGCTGCTCAACGGTGGCACTCCAGCGTCACGGGCTTGAATAAGAACCTGAAAACTTTTGAGTTCCTCATAGTCAAAAGAGCGCAGAGAGTAAATAGTGCCGTTCATTGAGTTAATGCTCAGGTACGTGGACACAGGCAAATTTTGAATGTAATTGTCCAGAATGGAATAAGAAACATAGGAATTCTGCTCCAAATCAGGATCTGACGCCGTTACTGCGAAGACAGAAGAGCCAGGAAAGTTATTTTCAGTCACATATACTTTGTAAGGTAGTTTAGCAAAGCTTGGAGGGTTATCGTTTACATCAGTAATTACAATATGTATGGTACTGTTTGTTGAGAGCGAAGGTGACCCCAAATCCCAAGCTGAAACAAGTATTGTATACTCAGACACCGTTTCACGGTCCATCGTTTCACTTGTAATTAATTTATAATGATTAGAATATGTTTGCAGCATAAAGGGGACCATACGTGGTATTTCGCAGCGCACTTGGCCGTTCTCTCCAGAATCACGATCGATAACATTAATCAAGGTGATTAAAGTTCCCGAAGGAGAATTTTCCGAGATTTGTTTGCTGGCTGTCGTCATTTTTATCTCCGGTGCGTTGTCGTTGACATCAATGATCTTGATCAGTACTTTGGAGTGTCCAGTAATAGCAGGTGACCCGTGATCAATAGCTAGAATATCGAGTGAATAACTTCTTGTTTCTTCAAAATCGAGCGGCCCTTCGACTTTAATTTCTCCAGTATTTGGGTCCATACTGAACAAATCACGATTTGTACCCAAGGTAGTAAGATCACCGAAAGAGTAAGTTAGCACTGCATTCGACCCTTCGTCCAAATCCTGTGCTTTGACTTTAATCACTACGGCACCTTGTGGTGCGTTTTCACTAATGCTGCATTTGTAAACAACTTGCTCGAATAAAGGTGGATTATCATTGAAGTCCAGTACGGTAATGAGAATCTGAGTTGAGCCGGATCTCTGAGGGTGCCCAGCATCCGTAGCCGTAAGCATTAGTTGAAAGGATGACTGCAGCTCTCTGTCCAAAGATTTTTCTAACAGCAGTTCGGCAATTACGAAACCATCCTCGGTTCTCTGTGTTTTCAGACTGaagtactcactggaacttatcGCGTAAGATGCAATAGCATTCATTCCAACATCGGGATCCTCCGCGCTCTTGAGTCGAAAACGTACCCCCGGTGGAATCGCTTCAGATATCTGCACTACAATGCTGCCGTCTCGGAAGATAGGCGAGTTATCATTCACGTCAAGAATCTCAACCTCTCCGTGATGCACCTCAAAAGGATTTTCGAGTGTCATTTCGAATGATATAGTACACATTTCTGCTTGCTCACAAATAAGTTCCCTGTCCATTCGTTCACGAACCGATAAAAAACCATCATCTAAACTGACCTTCATATATCGTCCTCCATCAACAAAACTCAGACGAAATTTACGATCTGATAATTGCAGTACATTCATTCCCAAATCCTGAGCGATATTCCCAACAAATGTCCCCTGCTCCATTTCCTCGGGAATAGAATAATGAATTTTCCCGGTAATTATATCCACTACACACAGAAGAAATATCCCAACAGTCGCTACGAAAGGAATCCTCGGTGAGTTCGCCATTGTGCCGCATTCAATTAATTTCAATATCTCAGCTTCTACTCGATTAATAGTAATGCTGTTTTCCCAGTAACTATAAATAAATTGATTACGCTGAATCTAAAGAGAGAGGGACGATTCCTTTTTCTCTTCTTAGCTCCACAATAAAAACGCAGGCATCACACGCCGTTGTCGTCGACTCTGGATTTTTATTCTGGGATGTGGGCGGGGTAATGGATCCATCTGTGCCCTCCAGCTTCTTATTGGTAGACAGCGACACAACCCGTTCTTTTCAACAATTACAACTACAGCTCTTAAAGCTGCACTGTCAGATTAAAAGTTTAATGTTGTACAACCATTAAAGTTCGTTATTTAACAAAATCAACTGCTCAATTTTGTTTGTAACAGAGAACATCGAAAGACATACGGTCTCATTCATGAGGCATTTAACCGACATATTTTAACACAGCCTACCAATTCTGTCAGATCTGAACGTAGAATGAGTGGAACTATTATTAAAGTGACCAATCGGATCACAGAGAGAAAAGTTTCTTTCCTCTCAGCTAAAGAGCCTGACAACcgcagaaaataaaacaaaataaatttagtatacgttttccctccctctcctctgcaATACGAAATTCTCTTATCAATCAATATAATGTTTGAATCAATGGTATGCTCTATAACATTCGAAAATTatcagaaacacagaaacattgaaaacctactgcacaatacaagccctacggcccacaatgctgtgccgaatatgtactcactttagaaattaccgtgagttacccatagccgtctgttattctgagctccatgtacctatacaggggtctctatccgcctccactaccgtcaccgccagcctattccacgcagtcacaactctctgcgtaaaatacttacccctgacatttcctctgtacctgcttccaagcaccgtaaaactgtgtcctctcgtacCAACGTTTTCAGCCCTGCGGAAAACCCTGACTACctacactatcaatgcctctcatcatctaatacaccgCTATCAGGTCATCTGTCATTTTCCGCCGCtacaaggaggaaaggccgagtgaactcaacctattctcatttggcatgctccccaatcctggcaacatccttgtaaatcaccctttccatagtttccacatccttccttcagcgaggtgaccagaactgagcacagtactctagatGGGGGTCTGCTCATGGACCTATATAGATGTAACTTtccctcttggctcttaaattcaatcccacggttgaagaAGACCAATACACTGCATGTCTTCATAGCCACAAAGTCAAcatgagtgtcctatggactcgaaccgcaagatccctctgatcctccacactaccaagagtcttagcgttaatact
This genomic window contains:
- the LOC140739258 gene encoding protocadherin gamma-C5-like, which produces MANSPRIPFVATVGIFLLCVVDIITGKIHYSIPEEMEQGTFVGNIAQDLGMNVLQLSDRKFRLSFVDGGRYMKVSLDDGFLSVRERMDRELICEQAEMCTISFEMTLENPFEVHHGEVEILDVNDNSPIFRDGSIVVQISEAIPPGVRFRLKSAEDPDVGMNAIASYAISSSEYFSLKTQRTEDGFVIAELLLEKSLDRELQSSFQLMLTATDAGHPQRSGSTQILITVLDFNDNPPLFEQVVYKCSISENAPQGAVVIKVKAQDLDEGSNAVLTYSFGDLTTLGTNRDLFSMDPNTGEIKVEGPLDFEETRSYSLDILAIDHGSPAITGHSKVLIKIIDVNDNAPEIKMTTASKQISENSPSGTLITLINVIDRDSGENGQVRCEIPRMVPFMLQTYSNHYKLITSETMDRETVSEYTILVSAWDLGSPSLSTNSTIHIVITDVNDNPPSFAKLPYKVYVTENNFPGSSVFAVTASDPDLEQNSYVSYSILDNYIQNLPVSTYLSINSMNGTIYSLRSFDYEELKSFQVLIQARDAGVPPLSSSATVNVIILDQNDNAPVIVSPSEHGGSSASEFLPTSAGQGYLVTKIIATDADSGQNARLLYQIVKATDPSLFTMGQMSGEIRTARKIMELDAITQTVVILVKDNGQPNLSSTITLHVTILQNTTEILTVSNNLVKNHEYLSELNLYLLVTFSCTSIVFLLIIIVLIGIKCKQDRNMTQEYSSPSYYYKRGEMQDTFNRRSAMEETLRYPGTDQVVHMPGLSQHSVCLSPESAKSDFLFLKPCGPPTSQAQS